A single region of the Hyphomicrobiales bacterium genome encodes:
- a CDS encoding MOSC domain-containing protein, which translates to MSGIVVAVSRAAGHAFSKVNEHAIRLLAGRGVEGDAHCGETVKHRSRVRADPTQPNLRQVHLIHGELFDELRLAGFCVSPGAMGENITTRGIDLLSLPTGAVLAIGGDAAVEITGLRNPCSQIDDFQPGLLKAVLGRGADGALIRKAGVMGIVLREGLVRPDDAIAIHLPPGPHRQLERV; encoded by the coding sequence ATGAGTGGTATTGTCGTTGCGGTCAGTCGCGCCGCGGGGCACGCTTTCAGCAAGGTCAACGAGCATGCTATCCGGCTTCTTGCGGGACGAGGCGTGGAGGGGGATGCCCACTGCGGCGAGACCGTGAAGCACCGTTCCCGCGTGAGGGCGGATCCCACCCAGCCCAATCTGCGCCAGGTCCATCTCATTCATGGTGAGCTGTTCGACGAGCTGCGGCTCGCGGGTTTTTGCGTCAGCCCCGGTGCGATGGGAGAAAACATCACCACCAGGGGTATCGATCTCCTGTCATTGCCGACGGGGGCGGTGCTGGCGATCGGTGGCGACGCCGCCGTTGAAATCACGGGCTTGCGCAATCCCTGTAGCCAGATCGACGACTTCCAGCCAGGGCTCCTGAAGGCGGTGCTCGGCCGCGGCGCCGATGGCGCCCTCATCCGGAAGGCCGGCGTCATGGGGATTGTTCTGCGGGAGGGACTGGTGCGTCCTGACGATGCCATTGCAATCCATCTGCCGCCTGGTCCACATCGCCAATTGGAGCGCGTCTAG